Proteins encoded in a region of the Streptomyces sp. NBC_01298 genome:
- a CDS encoding GIY-YIG nuclease family protein produces MDPTGGDPHLRALGAVRSCAGLPGRGVGAVTHQPWMPDPGRTGLYRLFDASGVLIYIGIATKPEERIKVHRWEKPKPWRHDIASHTVEWFDTRIEAEAAEKSSIRAELPLHNRRHHPAYDDAPWSSRTQAA; encoded by the coding sequence ATGGATCCGACTGGAGGAGATCCCCACCTACGTGCCTTGGGGGCTGTTCGGTCCTGTGCAGGACTACCTGGAAGAGGTGTTGGTGCCGTGACGCATCAGCCCTGGATGCCTGACCCTGGGCGCACTGGCCTCTACCGCCTCTTCGACGCTTCCGGCGTGCTGATCTACATCGGGATCGCGACGAAACCAGAGGAGCGCATCAAGGTGCACCGCTGGGAGAAGCCCAAGCCCTGGCGCCACGACATCGCTTCGCACACCGTCGAGTGGTTCGACACGCGGATTGAGGCCGAGGCCGCCGAGAAGTCTTCGATCAGGGCGGAACTGCCACTGCACAACCGCCGGCATCACCCCGCCTACGACGACGCTCCGTGGAGTAGCCGCACGCAGGCAGCCTGA
- a CDS encoding NUDIX hydrolase: MTETTTDQGISTAIITDAGRVLMIRRREREGKLLWAFPGGGIEDGETPEQAAVRETSEEVDLEVKVIKPLGERVHPQTGRHMSYVACEVVGGEARVADEEELAEVAWIRLEEIPTYVPWGLFGPVQDYLEEVLVP, encoded by the coding sequence ATGACCGAGACGACGACTGATCAGGGAATCTCCACCGCGATCATTACGGACGCCGGACGTGTCTTGATGATCAGGAGGCGGGAGCGGGAGGGCAAGCTGCTCTGGGCATTCCCGGGGGGTGGCATCGAGGACGGCGAGACGCCGGAGCAGGCCGCGGTGCGGGAGACCTCCGAGGAGGTCGACCTGGAGGTGAAGGTGATCAAGCCGCTGGGCGAACGAGTACACCCGCAGACCGGCCGGCACATGTCCTACGTGGCGTGCGAGGTCGTCGGTGGGGAGGCCCGGGTCGCCGACGAGGAGGAACTCGCTGAGGTCGCATGGATCCGACTGGAGGAGATCCCCACCTACGTGCCTTGGGGGCTGTTCGGTCCTGTGCAGGACTACCTGGAAGAGGTGTTGGTGCCGTGA
- a CDS encoding NUDIX hydrolase gives MRLRFARLAQPPLDTTAQALRIAIAVVLRGAEVLLVQRRDGGDLHWQFPAGMVKPGADPAVVAVAETRAETGVHCAVREPLGSRVHPKTGVHASYLLCDHLMGEATNLDAAENAEAAFVPITSLTRFIQPDRIYRPVLDALGVSE, from the coding sequence GTGCGCTTACGCTTTGCCCGCCTAGCCCAGCCACCCCTCGACACCACGGCCCAGGCTCTACGTATCGCCATCGCCGTCGTTCTCCGTGGCGCCGAAGTCCTCCTCGTCCAGCGACGGGACGGCGGAGACCTGCACTGGCAGTTCCCCGCCGGCATGGTCAAGCCCGGGGCCGACCCCGCAGTTGTGGCCGTCGCGGAGACCCGCGCCGAGACCGGCGTTCACTGCGCAGTTCGCGAACCGCTCGGCTCCCGCGTGCACCCCAAGACTGGGGTCCACGCGTCATACCTGCTCTGCGACCACCTCATGGGCGAGGCCACCAACCTGGACGCCGCCGAGAACGCGGAGGCCGCCTTCGTGCCGATCACCAGCCTGACCCGCTTCATCCAGCCGGACCGGATCTACCGGCCCGTCCTCGACGCCCTGGGGGTATCCGAATGA